One segment of Methylocella silvestris BL2 DNA contains the following:
- a CDS encoding glycosyltransferase family 2 protein, which translates to MNEVRVTERFRYEPQGAEADARAPALSLPLVSVVVVNYNYGRFLGAAVGSVFGQTYPNVECVIVDNASTDETPEVLRAIEARYPQAKIIRRAANDGQTPAALDGLKASRGPYVIFLDADDLLLPHCIETHVYVHLSLRVHVGFSSGDLLQAAGNEVVLGAEEAFNRVITARRGVKTNYARPYRQPAGGPFATAWPGENFDRSILKRLRFVAPMTNEWVWSPTSGNCFRRDALDLFCDNAEIATLRTGTDLYFCLGVNAISGSVLIDDALAVYRLHGGNIFSKRPQLHNVLSYQPGCSGDSNAWAKAILVDHLIERAAFFLERGWTAFDYARLLRRIDCSDPDAGPATPRWSARSRVATQLVARYPDVAGALGMPVTKGLMFVSGVPWAAIIRPPAQRPRK; encoded by the coding sequence ATGAACGAGGTTCGCGTGACGGAACGGTTTCGCTACGAACCGCAAGGGGCGGAAGCGGATGCGCGCGCCCCTGCGCTGAGCCTGCCGCTCGTCAGCGTCGTCGTCGTCAATTACAATTACGGCCGATTTCTCGGGGCGGCGGTCGGCTCCGTGTTCGGCCAGACCTATCCGAACGTCGAATGCGTGATCGTCGACAACGCCTCGACGGACGAGACGCCCGAGGTGCTGCGCGCGATCGAAGCGCGATATCCCCAGGCCAAAATCATTCGCCGCGCCGCCAATGACGGCCAGACGCCAGCCGCGCTCGACGGGCTCAAGGCCTCGCGCGGGCCTTATGTCATTTTCCTCGACGCCGACGATCTGCTGCTGCCCCATTGCATCGAGACTCATGTCTATGTGCATCTGTCGCTGCGGGTCCATGTCGGCTTTTCCTCCGGCGATCTGCTGCAGGCGGCCGGAAACGAGGTGGTGCTGGGCGCCGAGGAGGCGTTCAACCGGGTGATCACCGCAAGGCGCGGCGTAAAGACCAATTATGCGCGGCCCTATCGACAGCCGGCTGGCGGCCCGTTCGCAACGGCGTGGCCGGGCGAGAATTTCGACCGCTCGATCCTCAAGCGGCTGCGCTTCGTCGCGCCGATGACCAATGAATGGGTCTGGTCGCCGACCTCGGGCAATTGCTTCCGCCGCGACGCGCTCGACCTTTTTTGCGACAACGCCGAGATCGCGACGCTGCGCACCGGCACGGACCTTTATTTCTGCCTCGGCGTCAATGCGATCAGCGGCAGCGTTCTGATCGACGACGCGCTGGCGGTCTACCGGCTGCATGGCGGCAATATATTCTCCAAGCGGCCGCAGCTGCACAATGTGCTGTCCTATCAGCCGGGCTGCTCGGGCGACAGCAATGCGTGGGCGAAGGCGATTTTGGTCGATCATCTGATCGAGCGCGCCGCCTTCTTTCTCGAACGCGGCTGGACGGCTTTCGATTATGCGCGGCTGCTACGCCGGATCGATTGTTCCGACCCCGACGCCGGGCCTGCCACCCCGCGCTGGTCGGCGCGCTCGCGCGTCGCGACGCAACTCGTCGCGCGCTACCCGGACGTCGCCGGGGCGCTCGGCATGCCCGTC
- a CDS encoding aldo/keto reductase — protein MAASSPRIARFHRLGAQGPDVSAIGLGCMSLSGAYGESEDKNGIAVIHAALDAGVNFLDTADMYGWGHNESLVGAAIAGRRDEAFIATKFGHVEGNSGEVLINGRPDYVFKACDASLKRLKVDHIDLYYQHRVDPQVPIDETVDAMSQLVRKGKARFIGLSEAKPETIRRACRIHPIAAVQMEYSLLYRKEAEEVLAATHELGIGFVAYSPLGRGLLTPALRTAADVAGDRRATHPRFLAENFDHNRRLADQVAEMARAKRCTSAQLALAFLLADETVTPIPGTKKIERLWENMGALDVELSAEELAELREMIPSDAAAGERYPENLLKAAYL, from the coding sequence ATGGCTGCGTCCTCGCCCAGAATCGCGCGTTTCCATCGCCTTGGCGCTCAAGGCCCGGACGTTTCGGCGATCGGCCTCGGCTGCATGTCGCTTTCCGGCGCCTATGGCGAGAGCGAGGACAAGAACGGGATCGCGGTGATCCACGCGGCGCTCGACGCCGGCGTCAATTTTCTCGACACCGCCGATATGTATGGCTGGGGCCATAACGAAAGCCTCGTCGGCGCGGCGATCGCGGGGCGCCGGGACGAGGCGTTCATCGCGACCAAATTCGGCCATGTCGAGGGAAATTCCGGCGAGGTCCTGATCAATGGCCGGCCGGATTATGTCTTCAAGGCCTGCGACGCCAGTCTGAAACGGCTCAAGGTCGATCATATCGACCTCTATTACCAGCACCGGGTCGACCCGCAAGTGCCGATCGACGAAACGGTGGACGCCATGAGCCAACTCGTCAGAAAGGGAAAGGCGCGCTTCATCGGGCTTTCGGAAGCAAAACCCGAAACGATCCGGCGCGCCTGCCGCATCCATCCCATCGCGGCCGTGCAGATGGAATATTCTCTGCTCTACCGCAAAGAGGCGGAAGAGGTGCTCGCCGCGACGCATGAACTCGGCATTGGCTTCGTCGCCTATTCTCCCCTGGGCCGCGGCCTTCTCACCCCGGCGCTGCGCACGGCCGCGGACGTCGCTGGCGACCGGCGAGCGACGCACCCACGCTTTTTGGCAGAAAACTTCGACCACAACCGTCGTCTGGCCGACCAGGTCGCGGAGATGGCTCGGGCCAAGCGTTGCACGAGCGCGCAGCTCGCGCTCGCCTTTCTTCTCGCCGACGAAACGGTGACGCCGATCCCCGGCACAAAAAAGATCGAGCGGCTTTGGGAAAATATGGGAGCGCTCGATGTGGAGTTGAGCGCCGAAGAGCTGGCCGAGCTGCGCGAGATGATTCCGAGCGACGCCGCAGCGGGCGAGCGCTATCCGGAAAATCTGCTGAAAGCGGCCTATCTCTAA